The stretch of DNA AAATCAACAAAAAGATCCAAACCTTCAAAAAATTCATCAATTTCACAATTCACAACATAGTTCTTATCATTATACTTTATCCCATTCAAAAGCCTATCAAATCCATCATCCAACTCATTTTTCTATCATTCAAGCTTTTCTTTTCGAGCTCGAGCCTAAATATCCCAGTCTTTCATAACCTCACCCCTTTTTTCCAATTTAGCTACAAGGACGGATAGGTTCATCATTTGTTTTCGAGACCATGCATGGAGGGATGAACGCAAGCAGGGACACTTGAGTAGTAAAAAAGATGGTTGTACGAGAATagtttgatcaaattaaaaaccaaacTCGGGAGATCACACTTGGAGAAAAGACAATTTTCGAGTTAATATGATGTGGTGGCACCCAAAGAGTCGACGAATGGATGATAACGGTATATGGGATACATTCTATTTCTCGAATCCACGTACATCATGGGAGCTATTTGTGGGTTCAAGTACCCAAATGGTTGAAGAGACAGAAGGGGCGTCTTGGGAGACATACAACTCCCAAGTAGCATTGAGATGAGTGACCTTGGTGTTATCGTTGTGGGTGAATGTGTCTACGGATGGCTTAAAAGAAGGGAAATCTTGAAATATAGAGATTAAATGTTGTCTAATGATCTTTTTTTTTACTAGGGTCAATGTAGTATAAGGCCAGAGGGCATCCTCTATGAATCTGATGGAGTTATCGAAGGAAATGGACATTTTCTAGGAGATGTAAAATTTGTGgggtttggggattttagtatATATTTGTAGAATATGTGATTGGTGTATTTGAGCTCATTATTTAAAGACTTTGAATATGTTAGTCCAACATACGACAACTTGagataataatatgaaaataaaatataaaaatagacaccgagatttacgtgaaaaacccctaaaaattattggGGTAAAAACCACGGCCAGATTAAAATAATTTCACTATAATATCTTATGGTGTACAACCGTTCACCAtatttccaaagagaacacatgctctcttaatacaggagaacaaacacttcacaaatattatagaactaagcactcaaatattATAAGATGATAGATAACTTGATGAAGGTATACTTGAATTATGAAGGAATGCATCTATTTATAGATGCAATTTCTCATTTGAACGCATGATTCTGCTTCAAATTTTTTTCGGCCATTTTGACGAACATTTAATATGTGAGCCAACTTATTCAACTATCATCATTTATTGGTCTTCTGCCGACATTTCTCTCACTTGgatatttgattgagaatcaaacacatctttTCAATCTTGTCATTCTATGCTGCTTACATTTCTGCTAGGCCACTTGAAGATATACACAATTCAAACTTATCCGTATTTACAGGCTTTTTCAGAAAATCAGATACATTGTTCTTTGTATGGATTTTCTGCATATACACGCTTCGTTCTTCTATTACTTCTCAAACAAAGTGAAATTGAACCCCAATTTGTTTCGTCCTagaatgaaaggctggattctTTGTCATGTGCAAGGCACTCCGACTctcacaaaacaaaggaacaaTATCTTGTTTGTGtccgatctcctccaataaccttttaatccatattgcctccttatacgcttgagtagctgccatgtattTTGCTtctgttgtagataacgccacaaaTGTTTGTAGTTTTGAAATCCAACTTATTGCTTCCTCTGCAAGTTTAACATATAACCAATAATAGATTttctcttatcaggatcacctgcataatctgaatcgacatagctCCTGAGTGTAAAATATGATCCTttataacataatgcagcatttgAGGTAtccttaatatatatataaggatcctcttaacagtaATCCAATGCTCTCGTACaagattcgccatataccgactaactgctcccactgcttgagcaatgtgcGATCTTGTACAGGTCATGACGAACATCAAACTTTACATTGCTGATGTATATGATACTCGAGACAACTTtatcctctctgcttcactgctatgacacatctcggaggataacttgaagttaataGGAAGAGAGGTTGATATTGGCTTACTATCtagcatgttgaagcgttgcaagactttcttcaaacAATTTTTATGAGAAAAGCAAATATTTCTGTTAGTTATGTCTCGCTGAACTTATATCCCTAGAATCCTGAGagtggttcataatgatcaaatcaTTCTTTCTGAGACGCCATatgccacgtcgctcctgaatccataatccatgtgtcacaaaatttgtgcaTGCCTTCTGCAACTGTTGCCACTTCACTGAATAATATTCCACCACCGCCTAAAGTAttggccacatttccttgagaaatCTTCTCGATACTCGTATACTTTTTCTTGAAGTATCCTTT from Primulina eburnea isolate SZY01 chromosome 6, ASM2296580v1, whole genome shotgun sequence encodes:
- the LOC140835254 gene encoding uncharacterized protein; the encoded protein is MSISFDNSIRFIEDALWPYTTLTLVKKKIIRQHLISIFQDFPSFKPSVDTFTHNDNTKVTHLNATWELYVSQDAPSVSSTIWKNELDDGFDRLLNGIKYNDKNYVVNCEIDEFFEGLDLFVDLDVNDLAIENLLCAWDGAVGEGVVSFEVYVKQARIVAREQFFFW